From the Argopecten irradians isolate NY chromosome 13, Ai_NY, whole genome shotgun sequence genome, one window contains:
- the LOC138306695 gene encoding LOW QUALITY PROTEIN: uncharacterized protein (The sequence of the model RefSeq protein was modified relative to this genomic sequence to represent the inferred CDS: deleted 1 base in 1 codon), whose protein sequence is MASTYPSQTETTNFARLSRLVLDVCSDVLRDVLDTHIPPPGLHAILKSQKHHLRQKLISRQLSILYPPGNVFLGTLKDFDFSLLYSLVRNIQGINISPHTKGWGKKPDATDRSLAANIDRLRVQRNEAYGHLPKASLSDTDFHRIWGIIRQCVSEIDQGTLTGDTYVREVDNLLTLTMDPDTEKELIERLKKQRDEFEAVVEGLTAEQKSMSARQDTMETEQKSMSARQDTMETEQKSMSARQDTMETEQKSMSARQDTMEIEQKSMTARLDTVENQQKTMTANQESKTKEIHPDLKPMIETTINRIRMEKEKKFLETKAFHDAQDKLRMNRVLVIKGNTGDGKTSTAFQLLNWLLEEEQCRKPLQLHEIKDLKLLAPNSNLVCIIDDIFGQKDISKSDEGEWNKRLKDVETLFVDKQNQTNILLITIRNEIFNALTEQSLETVFTEENIVDLSSDKYQIKEEKQQQLLAIYTPKIFSWDEKEITKILGCKLHIGFPQCCHLFCKSVELQKRRTDFFENPIKFFIDALSKLPECSAILFLFLNNGEIKVNDLDPNGDKVNKTLLEQAFRIKLVQCQDRTKREYVEKVDFVRESLDKLLGFLVRKVKYWSGEEVYRFDHDSIFVTVALLYGKKTPVGYIKHCPRKALSYLTTVKTSTDMVVISPGHYNDLCERLLPEFESVKDYDVKLWYDMEWYDTVIGSLDVWKDPVFVEIFDKYLNEKKVNKVNILNKACLSGSVQLALYLLKNGVKPDEDTDWWRLITRGRVFGEGDLDILKEIVVYLNDEMKQKLLNEACESGSSECVMYLLSVGVKPDKDTDWWRLITRGRGFGEGDLDILKEIVVYLNDEMKQKLLNKACEYGSSECGMYLLSVGVKPDKDTDWWRLMLHVVRRGSMDLYNTVRQYGVTPTWRDGYGRNVLHVACLLQRESIVADLCKDYPDLVHGTDEWGQTPLHMAAGTGNCSVFQTVEKTVLKCLCRHQCLRVDGSLVHIDCECSQYMCKLVNRDGETVLHVSCMWGQKDLCLYICRSYPAMTACRDRDGRHCLHYIAGCTTDVDWFIECERHVRKHTETLKQNYDIKTILNGEGKSVLDLAKERTERLRLGGRNPLYDHLLGVFSK, encoded by the exons ATGGCCAGCACATACCCATCTCAAACCGAGACCACCAATTTTGCCCGTCTGTCTCGACTTGTGTTGGATGTCTGTAGTGATGTCCTGCGAGATGTTCTGGACACCCACATTCCTCCGCCTGGACTCCATGCCATTCTCAAAAGCCAAAAACATCATCTTAGACAGAAGCTTATAAGCCGCCAGTTGTCGATTCTGTACCCACCTGGCAATGTGTTTCTTGGTACCCTTAAAGATTTCGACTTTAGCCTCCTTTACAGCCTTGTCCGTAACATCCAGGGTATCAACATTTCACCTCATACAAAGGGGTGGGGTAAGAAACCAGACGCTACAGACCGGTCACTGGCGGCCAATATTGACAGGCTGAGGGTCCAAAGGAATGAGGCTTATGGACACCTACCAAAAGCGTCTCTGTCAGATACTGACTTCCATCGTATCTGGGGCATCATCCGTCAGTGTGTCTCTGAAATAGATCAAGGCACGCTGACGGGAGATACATATGTCAGAGAAGTAGACAACCTGCTGACTCTGACTATGGACCCAGACACAGAGAAGGAGTTAATAGAGAGACTGAAAAAACAGCGGGATGAATTTGAGGCTGTTGTTGAGGGCCTGACAG CCGAACAGAAATCTATGTCAGCCAGGCAGGATACCATGGAAACCGAACAGAAATCTATGTCAGCCAGGCAGGATACCATGGAAACCGAACAGAAATCTATGTCAGCCAGGCAGGATACCATGGAAACCGAACAGAAATCTATGTCAGCCAGGCAGGATACCATGGAAATCGAACAGAAATCGATGACAGCCAGGCTGGATACTGTGGAAAATCAGCAGAAAACAATGACAGCAAATCAAGAGTCCAAGACGAAAG aaatccATCCCGACCTTAAACCAATGATAG AAACAACTATTAACAGGATCAGAatggaaaaagaaaagaaatttcTAGAAACCAAAGCCTTCCATGATGCTCAAGACAAGCTCCGAATGAACAGAGTTTTAGTGATCAAGGGGAACACGGGGGATGGGAAAACGTCTACCGCATTCCAACTTTTGAATTGGCTATTGGAGGAGGAGCAGTGCAGAAAACCACTTCAGCTTCATGAAATTAAGGATTTGAAGTTACTGGCTCCAAATTCTAATCTTGTTTGTATTATTGATGACATATTCGGACAGAAAGATATTAGTAAATCAGATGAGGGAGAGTGGAACAAAAGGCTTAAGGATGTAGAAACACTTTTTGTTGATAAACAAAACCAGACAAATATCTTACTTATTACTATtcgaaatgaaatatttaatgcttTGACAGAACAGTCTCTAGAGACAGTTTTTACAGAAGAAAATATTGTAGATCTGAGCTCAGATAAGTACCagataaaagaagaaaaacaacaacaactatTAGCAATTTACACACCAAAAATCTTTTCATGGGATGAGAAAGAGATAACAAAAATTCTAGGTTGTAAATTGCATATTGGATTCCCACAATGTTGCCACCTTTTCTGCAAGTCTGTTGAACTGCAGAAAAGGAGGACTGACTTTTTTGAAAACCCAATTAAATTTTTCATAGATGCCCTGTCAAAATTACCAGAATGTTCTGCCATTCTGTTTCTCTTCCTCAATAATGgggaaataaaagtaaatgatTTAGACCCAAATGGGgacaaagtaaacaaaacattgttagAACAAGCATTTAGGATTAAACTGGTTCAATGTCAAGATAGGACAAAAAGGGAGTATGTGGAGAAAGTAGATTTTGTAAGAGAGAGTTTAGATAAGCTATTAGGATTTTTGGTAAGGAAGGTTAAATATTGGTCTGGTGAGGAAGTGTACAGATTTGATCATGATTCTATATTTGTCACAGTAGCTCTGTTGTATGGAAAGAAAACACCTGTTGGCTACATAAAACATTGTCCAAGGAAAGCTCTCAGTTATCTAACAACTGTAAAAACATCTACAGACATGGTTGTCATATCACCTGGTCATTACAATGATTTGTGTGAACGTTTGCTCCCAGAGTTTGAGAGTGTGAAGGATTATGATGTAAAGTTgtggtatgatatggagtgGTATGATACTGTGATTGGCTCTCTAGATGTGTGGAAAGATCCTGTATTTGTTGAGATATTTGACAAGTATTTGAATGAGAAAAAGGTTAATAAAGTTAACATATTGAATAAAGCATGTTTGTCTGGATCAGTTCAATTAGCTTTGTATCTGTTGAAAAATGGTGTGAAACCTGACGAGGACACAGATTGGTGGAGATTGATTACAAGAGGTCGAGTGTTTGGTGAGGGAGATCTAGATATACTCAAGGAAATTGTTGTTTACTTGAATGATGAGATGAAACAGAAATTGTTAAATGAAGCATGTGAGTCTGGATCATCAGAGTGTGTTATGTATCTGCTCAGTGTCGGGGTCAAACCTGACAAGGACACAGATTGGTGGAGATTGATTACAAGAGGTCGAGGGTTTGGTGAGGGAGATCTAGATATACTCAAGGAAATTGTTGTTTACTTGAATGATGAGATGAAACAGAAATTGTTAAATAAAGCATGTGAGTATGGATCATCAGAGTGTGGTATGTATCTGCTCAGTGTCGGGGTCAAACCTGACAAGGACACAGATTGGTGGAGATTGATGTTACATGTGGTGAGGAGAGGGAGTATggacctgtacaatacagtacGACAGTATGGTGTCACTCCTACATGGAGGGATGGGTACGGTAGGAATGTCCTACATGTGGCGTGTTTGTTACAGAGAGAATCTATAGTAGCAGACTTGTGTAAAGATTACCCTGACCTCGTACATGGTACTGATGAGTGGGGACAAACACCGCTCCATATGGCGGCGGGGACAGGAAACTGTTCTGTGTTCCAGACAGTAGAAAAAACTGTACTTAAATGTTTGTGTAGACACCAATGTCTGAGAGTAGACGGTTCTTTGGTACATATAGATTGTGAGTGTAGTCAGTACATGTGTAAGTTAGTGAACCGTGAC GGGGAGACTGTGTTACATGTGAGTTGTATGTGGGGACAAAAGGatttgtgtttgtatatttgtagGTCTTACCCCGCCATGACGGCGTGTAGAGATAGGGACGGCCGTCATTGTCTACATTATATAGCTGGATGTACAACAGATGTAGACTGGTTTATTGAGTGTGAGAGACATGTAAGGAAACACACGGAAACATTAAAACAGAATTACGACATTAAAACTATACTGAACGGGGAGGGGAAATCTGTTTTAGACTTGGCGAAGGAAAGGACGGAGAGACTGAGACTGGGAGGGAGGAACCCTTTGTATGACCATC